One window of the Eschrichtius robustus isolate mEscRob2 chromosome X, mEscRob2.pri, whole genome shotgun sequence genome contains the following:
- the LOC137756902 gene encoding diphosphoinositol polyphosphate phosphohydrolase 3-beta, producing the protein MKCKPNQTRTYDPEGFKKRAACLCFRSEREDEVLLVSSSRYPDRWIVPGGGVEPEEEPGGAAVREVYEEAGVKGKLGRLLGIFEQNQDRKHRTYVYVLTVTEILEDWEDSVSIGRKREWFKIEDAIKVLQCHKPVHAEYLQKLKLGGSPTSGNSMAPSLPESDS; encoded by the coding sequence ATGAAGTGCAAACCGAACCAGACGCGGACCTACGACCCGGAGGGGTTCAAGAAGCGGGCGGCGTGCCTGTGCTTCCGGAGCGAGCGCGAGGACGAGGTGCTGTTAGTGAGTAGCAGTCGGTACCCGGACCGCTGGATCGTGCCGGGCGGGGGCGTGGAGCCCGAGGAGGAGCCGGGCGGTGCTGCCGTCCGCGAGGTGTACGAAGAGGCGGGAGTCAAGGGGAAGTTAGGCCGGCTCCTGGGCATTTTCGAGCAGAACCAAGATCGCAAGCACAGAACGTACGTGTATGTACTGACTGTCACTGAGATTCTGGAGGATTGGGAAGATTCGGTTAGCATTGGGAGGAAGCGAGAGTGGTTCAAAATCGAAGATGCGATCAAGGTTCTCCAGTGCCACAAGCCCGTGCATGCCGAATATCTGCAAAAACTAAAGCTGGGCGGTTCCCCAACCAGTGGAAACTCCATGGCCCCGTCCCTGCCAGAGAGCGATTCCTAG